In Limnobaculum parvum, one DNA window encodes the following:
- the trpCF gene encoding bifunctional indole-3-glycerol-phosphate synthase TrpC/phosphoribosylanthranilate isomerase TrpF has translation MQETVLTRIVRDKQVWVAERRQKQPLENFRHKIIPSERSFYQALTRDNSVFILECKKASPSKGVIRQNFNPRAIAESYRNFASVISVLTDEKYFQGNFDYLTLVSNQVHQPVLCKDFIIDEYQIYLARFYHADAVLLMLSVLDDEQYIELAAVAHSLNMGVLTEVSNESELQRAIALQARVVGINNRDLRDLSIDLNRTRTMAPQLPESTIVISESGINNYQQVRELSQYADGFLIGSALMSEENLDLAIRRVLFGANKVCGLTRPEDAAAAYHAGAVYGGLIFVGKSPRYIDLVQAQKVAAAAPLKWVGVFSNAKADTICLAVERINLSAVQLHGNENSDYIHDLRSRLPANCQIWKAQSVDGQLPELNNPQVDYYLLDNGAGGTGQSFDWQVLQGQELGNVMVAGGLSPGNTATAASLGCQGLDFNSGVESQPGHKDITKINAVFNILRNY, from the coding sequence ATGCAAGAAACCGTATTAACGCGCATTGTTCGTGATAAGCAGGTCTGGGTCGCAGAACGTCGTCAAAAACAGCCACTGGAAAACTTTCGTCATAAAATTATTCCCAGTGAACGTAGCTTCTACCAGGCGTTAACCCGTGATAACAGCGTTTTTATTCTGGAGTGTAAAAAAGCATCCCCATCAAAAGGGGTGATTCGTCAGAATTTTAATCCGCGAGCTATCGCTGAAAGTTACCGTAATTTTGCCTCCGTGATTTCCGTATTAACCGATGAAAAATATTTTCAGGGCAACTTTGATTATCTGACGCTGGTTAGCAATCAGGTCCATCAGCCGGTGTTGTGCAAAGATTTTATCATTGATGAATATCAGATCTATCTGGCCCGCTTCTACCATGCCGATGCCGTTCTACTGATGCTTTCGGTACTGGATGATGAGCAATATATCGAGCTAGCCGCGGTTGCTCATTCACTCAACATGGGCGTGTTGACGGAAGTTAGCAATGAAAGCGAACTGCAACGTGCCATTGCATTACAAGCCCGTGTCGTAGGTATCAACAATCGGGATTTACGCGATCTCTCTATCGATCTGAATCGCACCCGTACTATGGCACCACAATTACCTGAATCCACCATCGTTATTAGCGAATCGGGGATTAATAACTACCAGCAAGTACGTGAACTCAGCCAGTATGCCGATGGTTTTCTTATCGGTAGCGCACTGATGTCAGAAGAGAATCTGGATCTGGCGATACGCCGTGTTCTTTTTGGTGCCAACAAGGTATGTGGGTTAACTCGTCCAGAAGACGCCGCTGCCGCTTATCATGCCGGTGCGGTATACGGTGGTTTAATCTTTGTTGGTAAATCACCGCGCTATATTGATTTAGTTCAGGCTCAAAAAGTCGCCGCTGCGGCTCCGCTAAAATGGGTTGGCGTTTTTAGTAATGCCAAGGCCGACACCATTTGTCTGGCCGTTGAACGCATTAATCTCTCCGCCGTTCAACTCCACGGTAACGAAAATAGCGACTATATTCATGACTTACGTTCACGTTTGCCAGCCAATTGCCAGATCTGGAAAGCGCAGAGTGTCGATGGTCAGCTACCCGAACTGAATAATCCACAGGTTGATTACTATCTGCTGGATAACGGTGCTGGCGGCACCGGACAATCTTTCGACTGGCAAGTATTACAAGGTCAGGAACTGGGTAATGTGATGGTAGCCGGTGGATTAAGCCCGGGAAATACCGCCACAGCAGCCAGCCTTGGCTGCCAAGGGTTGGATTTTAATTCCGGAGTGGAAAGCCAGCCAGGCCATAAAGACATTACCAAAATTAACGCGGTATTTAACATACTACGCAACTATTAA
- the phoB gene encoding phosphate regulon transcriptional regulator PhoB, with translation MIKRILVVEDEAPIREMISLVLEQHGYLAIEALDFTTAQSLLIEPFPDLILLDWMLPGGSGIQLLKYLKRDPLMKAIPVVMLTARGEEEDRVQGLESGADDYVTKPFSPKELLARIKAVMRRTSPMTEHEALVFDGLTLDPSSHRVMADDKPLDMGPTEYKLLHFFMSHPERVYSREQLLNQVWGTNVYVEDRTVDVFIRRLRKTLEDSGYDKMLQTVRGSGYRFSTRF, from the coding sequence ATGATAAAACGCATATTGGTGGTTGAGGATGAAGCACCTATCCGGGAAATGATTTCTCTTGTTCTTGAACAACATGGCTATCTGGCCATTGAAGCGCTGGATTTTACTACAGCACAATCTTTACTTATCGAACCTTTTCCTGATCTGATCTTACTGGACTGGATGCTACCGGGCGGCTCCGGTATTCAATTGCTTAAATATCTGAAGCGCGATCCTCTGATGAAGGCGATTCCGGTGGTGATGCTAACCGCCCGTGGTGAAGAGGAAGATCGGGTTCAAGGGCTGGAGTCTGGGGCGGATGATTATGTGACCAAGCCGTTTTCCCCTAAAGAACTGCTGGCGCGAATTAAAGCGGTGATGCGTCGAACTTCTCCCATGACCGAGCATGAAGCTTTGGTCTTTGATGGCTTAACGTTAGATCCCTCATCGCATCGGGTAATGGCAGACGATAAACCGCTGGATATGGGGCCAACAGAATATAAGCTGCTGCATTTCTTTATGAGCCATCCTGAACGTGTTTATAGTCGCGAACAGCTACTTAATCAGGTATGGGGAACGAATGTGTATGTTGAAGATCGTACCGTTGACGTATTTATTCGTCGCTTGCGGAAAACCCTTGAGGACAGCGGTTATGACAAGATGCTACAAACTGTGCGCGGTTCAGGCTATCGTTTTTCAACTCGCTTTTAA
- the trpA gene encoding tryptophan synthase subunit alpha, producing MDRYQQLFERLAANNQGAFVPFVTLGDPNPELSLEIIDTLIAAGADALELGIPFSDPLADGPTIQSATLRAFASGVTPSLCFELLAKVRAKHPDVPIGLLMYANLVFSRGIDEFYALCEKVGVDSVLVADVPLEESLPFRLAAQRHNIAPIFICPPNADDELLRQIATHGRGYTYLLSRAGVTGAENKAHLPLDHLVAKLKEYNAAPLIQGFGISEPSQVKAALTSGASGAISGSAIVKIIEQSHQQPKIMLEKLAEFVKGMKAATKR from the coding sequence ATGGATCGTTATCAACAATTATTTGAACGTTTGGCAGCCAACAATCAGGGCGCTTTTGTTCCTTTTGTTACGCTGGGGGATCCGAACCCGGAACTCTCTCTGGAAATTATCGATACGCTAATTGCAGCCGGTGCTGATGCTTTAGAGCTGGGTATTCCTTTCTCCGATCCACTGGCTGATGGGCCAACCATCCAAAGCGCTACTTTACGTGCTTTCGCCTCAGGCGTGACGCCGTCTCTTTGCTTTGAATTATTAGCTAAAGTTCGGGCAAAACACCCTGATGTACCCATTGGTTTACTGATGTATGCCAACCTCGTTTTTAGTCGCGGTATTGATGAGTTTTATGCACTGTGTGAAAAAGTGGGCGTAGATTCCGTACTGGTTGCCGATGTTCCACTGGAAGAATCACTGCCATTCCGACTGGCCGCTCAGCGCCATAACATCGCCCCCATTTTTATCTGTCCACCGAATGCGGATGATGAGTTACTGCGCCAAATTGCTACTCATGGACGTGGTTACACCTACCTGCTCTCCCGTGCTGGCGTTACTGGCGCAGAGAACAAAGCCCATCTCCCGCTGGACCATCTGGTTGCAAAACTGAAAGAGTACAACGCGGCACCGCTGATTCAAGGCTTCGGCATATCAGAGCCTTCACAGGTAAAAGCCGCACTCACCAGTGGTGCCTCAGGCGCTATCTCAGGTTCGGCCATTGTGAAGATTATCGAACAAAGCCATCAACAGCCGAAAATTATGCTGGAAAAACTGGCCGAGTTTGTTAAGGGGATGAAAGCGGCGACTAAACGATAA
- the trpB gene encoding tryptophan synthase subunit beta gives MTLLNPYFGEFGGMYVPQILMPALQQLEEAFVSAQRDPAFHAEFQDLLRNYAGRPTPLTLCRNLTAGSKTKLYLKREDLLHGGAHKTNQVLGQALLAKRMGKTEIIAETGAGQHGVAAALASALLGLKCRVYMGAKDVERQSPNVFRMRLMGAEVIPVHSGSSTLKDACNEALRDWSGNYDTAHYLLGTAAGPHPFPTIVREFQRMIGEETKGQMKERENCLPDAVIACIGGGSNAIGMFADFIEESSVRLIGVEPAGLGIESGQHGAPLKHGRVGIYFGMKSPMMQTREGQIEESYSISAGLDFPSVGPQHAHLNSIGRAEYVSITDDEALDAFKQLSRHEGIIPALESSHALAYALKMVAAEPEKEQILVVNLSGRGDKDIFTVHDILKARGEM, from the coding sequence ATGACATTACTTAACCCCTATTTCGGCGAGTTTGGCGGGATGTATGTACCTCAAATCCTGATGCCCGCATTACAACAGCTGGAAGAGGCTTTCGTCAGTGCTCAACGAGATCCAGCATTCCATGCTGAATTTCAGGACTTACTGAGAAACTATGCGGGTCGCCCAACGCCGTTAACCTTATGCCGTAATCTGACGGCGGGTAGCAAAACCAAACTGTATCTGAAACGCGAAGATTTACTGCACGGTGGCGCGCATAAAACCAACCAAGTATTAGGCCAGGCGCTGTTAGCAAAACGCATGGGTAAAACCGAAATTATCGCCGAAACTGGCGCAGGTCAGCATGGGGTGGCTGCCGCATTAGCCAGTGCCTTACTGGGCTTAAAATGCCGGGTGTACATGGGGGCTAAAGACGTTGAGCGTCAGTCACCTAACGTTTTCAGAATGCGTCTGATGGGGGCTGAAGTCATTCCGGTTCACAGCGGTTCTTCCACCCTGAAAGATGCTTGCAATGAAGCGCTGCGCGACTGGTCCGGTAATTATGATACCGCTCACTACCTGCTGGGTACGGCGGCGGGTCCTCATCCATTCCCAACTATCGTTCGTGAGTTCCAGAGGATGATTGGCGAAGAAACCAAAGGGCAAATGAAAGAGCGTGAAAATTGCCTGCCGGATGCGGTTATTGCCTGTATTGGTGGGGGTTCTAACGCCATTGGTATGTTTGCCGATTTCATTGAAGAATCCAGCGTCAGACTGATAGGCGTAGAACCTGCCGGGCTGGGTATAGAATCGGGTCAGCACGGTGCGCCATTAAAGCACGGCCGTGTGGGTATCTATTTCGGTATGAAGTCACCCATGATGCAAACCCGTGAAGGCCAGATTGAAGAGTCTTACTCTATTTCTGCCGGTCTCGACTTCCCTTCCGTTGGGCCACAGCATGCTCACCTGAACAGTATTGGTCGTGCAGAATATGTATCGATTACGGATGATGAAGCACTGGATGCCTTTAAGCAGTTATCCCGTCATGAGGGAATTATCCCCGCGTTGGAGTCTTCTCACGCCCTAGCTTATGCCTTGAAGATGGTTGCCGCAGAACCCGAAAAAGAACAAATCCTGGTGGTCAACCTGTCCGGTCGTGGTGATAAAGACATTTTTACAGTTCATGATATTTTAAAAGCGCGGGGAGAAATGTGA